A portion of the Oreochromis niloticus isolate F11D_XX linkage group LG10, O_niloticus_UMD_NMBU, whole genome shotgun sequence genome contains these proteins:
- the LOC109203870 gene encoding UDP-glucuronosyltransferase 2C1 gives MASHHVCGMLAFLSLFLISFTPHCDGGNILVFPLDGSHWINMKILLEELHARGHNLTVIRPSMSWYIPEKSDLYTSITVEMAVNFEHFFGGHLEEQVKVQREGASVMTSIKLTKNFFSLISYVHSLWYDALKYIFDDQNMIKRLRDSQYDLVLTDPALAPGLILAKYLKLPLVLYVRWITSGEGHFVLAPSPLSYIPVPGYGLTEKMNFIQRIKNIFFYGIILFQQKFLVDLVYNDICDKYIEGGCDVISLLQEADIWLFRSDFVFEFPRPTMPNVVYIGGFQCKPAQPLPAELEEFVQSAGQHGVIIMTLGTYVNALPKDVTEEIAGVFAKMPQKVIWRHKGDRPSTLGNNTLIVDWMPQKDLLGHPQTKVFVAHGGTNGVQETIYYGVPVLGIPLFFDQYDNLLRLQERGAAKIIQLVDVNGHSFEQGLKEVIHQESYRQNIQRMSRLHRDQPITPMEQAVFWVEYVMHHKGARHLRTEAYKMPWYSYYSLDVVLILLSAVTVLLLSVVAVFRFLCCRRQRKIKTKQS, from the exons ATGGCATCCCATCATGTCTGTGGGATGCTTGCTTTCCTCAGTTTATTCCTCATTTCATTTACACCACATTGCGATGGAGGAAACATTCTGGTGTTTCCTTTAGATGGCAGCCACTGGATCAATATGAAAATCTTGCTTGAAGAACTTCATGCTAGGGGACACAATCTGACTGTGATCAGGCCCTCCATGAGCTGGTACATCCCTGAAAAGTCTGATCTATACACATCCATTACAGTTGAAATGGCTGTAAATTTTGAGCACTTTTTTGGTGGGCATCTAGAGGAGCAGGTGAAG GTGCAAAGAGAGGGCGCATCAGTGATGACTTCCATCAAACTCAccaagaattttttttctttaatttcttaTGTACATTCACTGTGGTATGAtgctttgaaatatatttttgatgATCAAAATATGATCAAAAGATTAAGAGATTCCCAGTATGATCTGGTTCTAACTGATCCAGCTTTGGCCCCAGGGCTTATTCTAGCCAAATATCTCAAGCTTCCCTTAGTGCTTTATGTACGCTGGATCACCAGTGGAGAAGGCCACTTTGTGTTAGCTCCCTCACCACTCTCTTACATCCCGGTGCCAGGATACGGCTTAACAGAGAAAATGAATTTCATCCAGAGGAtcaagaacatttttttctatGGCATCATACTGTTCCAGCAGAAATTTCTGGTGGACCTAGTATATAATGACATATGTGATAAGTATATTGAGGGTGGATGTGACGTCATCTCACTACTTCAGGAAGCAGACATTTGGCTGTTCAGGTCAGATTTTGTGTTTGAATTCCCTCGCCCCACTATGCCAAATGTTGTCTATATAGGAGGATTTCAGTGCAAACCAGCTCAGCCTCTGCCAGCAGAGCTGGAGGAGTTTGTTCAGAGCGCCGGGCAACATGGAGTGATCATCATGACTCTGGGAACTTATGTCAATGCTTTGCCCAAAGATGTTACAGAGGAAATCGCCGGTGTCTTTGCCAAGATGCCCCAGAAG GTTATCTGGAGGCATAAAGGAGACCGTCCCTCTACACTGGGAAACAACACTCTAATAGTCGACTGGATGCCACAGAAAGATCTTCTGGGTCATCCACAGACCAAAGTCTTTGTAGCTCATGGAGGAACTAATGGTGTCCAGGAGACCATTTACTATGGGGTCCCTGTGCTCGGCATACCCTTGTTCTTTGACCAGTATGACAACCTTCTACGACTGCAGGAGAGAGGAGCTGCAAAGATCATTCAGCTAGTTGATGTTAATGGCCACAGTTTTGAGCAAGGCCTTAAGGAAGTGATCCATCAAGAGAGCTACAGGCAGAACATTCAACGAATGTCACGTTTGCACAGAGATCAGCCAATAACACCCATGGAGCAGGCCGTCTTCTGGGTAGAGTATGTGATGCACCACAAAGGGGCTCGTCACCTGCGTACAGAGGCTTATAAGATGCCCTGGTACT